The Carnobacterium divergens nucleotide sequence ACTCGAAATATGGAGAATTTAATAGTCAGTATGGTGTGGATCATGAGATGATGGATTATATTTTACGCAATTCAGAACCGGTTTTGTCAGTTGGAGACGAGGAAATAGCAAGTCAATGGTCTTTTTATGAGTACTTGGATTTTAATGCAATTCATTTTATTGAACTAAAAAAAGTTTCGAAAGAATAAAAGACAAAAATCGCCCCTTGCTTTTTGTTGTAGCAAAGCAGCTAGAGAATAGAAAGGTTAAAAATAAAACAGAAAGTAAAAGAAATGCTCCTTATAAGGAGGGTTTCTTTTTTTATACTGATAGTAGAAAGGGTGCGGGCGAGATGAAAAAGAATTTGTTTGAAAAATTAGATGAAAAAGAAACTCGAATGGTGGAAATTAGGCGCTATTTGCATCAACACCCTGAGCTTTCTTTTCAAGAAACCAAAACAGCTGCTTTTATCACTAATTTTTATCAAGGATTGGACTGCGAAGTACAAACGCATGTGGGGGGGAATGGGATTGTTGTGACAATTGACAGTGGTTTTCCAGGGAAAACTCTTGCAATTCGAGCTGATTTTGATGCATTGCCAATTCAAGAAGAAACGGGTTTGCCCTTTGCATCGCAAAATTCTGGAGTGATGCATGCTTGTGGTCATGATGGACATACTGCATACATGATGATTTTAGGAGAGACGCTTATTGAGTTAAAAAATCAATTTGTTGGAAAGATTGTTATTTTGCATCAACCAGCAGAAGAAACGCCTCCTGGTGGAGCTAAGGGAATGATTGAAGCTGGTTGTTTGGAAGGCGTGGACCACGTGGTGGGGATTCATGTGATGTCTACGATGCCAACAGGAGAAATCAACTATCGTGAAGGTGCGATTCAAACTGGACGTTCTTATTTTAAGTTGAAAATTAAAGGACAAGGAGGGCACGGGTCATCTCCTCATTTATCGAATGATGCGATTGTGGCTGCTAGTCATTTTGTTACGGCGACACAAACCATTGTGAGCCGTCGTTTAAATCCTTTTGAGATGGGGGTTGTAACAATTGGGTCATTTGATGGAAAAGGAAGTTTTAATGTGATTAAAGATACCGTTAATCTTGAGGGGGATGTTCGCGCTATGAGTGAGGATACAAGAAAAACGATTCAAGAGGAAGTCAAACGCTTAGTTATAGGATTAGAGTCTATGTTTGGTGTAACGTGTGAATTGACTTACAACGATGATTATCCAACGCTAATAAATGACCTTGAGCTAACCGATTTTATTGTCCGGTCATTGAAGCAATCAAAAATTTCAGAAGTGACGGAAATCAAACGATGTGACCCACAACCGCCGTCAGAAGATTTTGCTTATTACGCCCAAGAGCGACCAAGTGTCTTTTTTTATGTTGGAGCAATGCCTGAAAATGGGGTTTTTTATCCGCACCATCATCCAAAATTTGAAATCAATGAAAAAAGTTTATTGATTAGTGCGAAAGCAATGGGAAGTGTTGTATGTGACTACTTAAATGGGGGAGAAGACTAAAATGGAAGCAACAAGTTATAAAGGTACAAATAAATTGATTGTAGGAATTGTATTCGGCGTGATTACCTATTGGTTGTTTGCACAATCGATGGTAAACGTTGTTCC carries:
- a CDS encoding M20 family metallopeptidase, whose protein sequence is MKKNLFEKLDEKETRMVEIRRYLHQHPELSFQETKTAAFITNFYQGLDCEVQTHVGGNGIVVTIDSGFPGKTLAIRADFDALPIQEETGLPFASQNSGVMHACGHDGHTAYMMILGETLIELKNQFVGKIVILHQPAEETPPGGAKGMIEAGCLEGVDHVVGIHVMSTMPTGEINYREGAIQTGRSYFKLKIKGQGGHGSSPHLSNDAIVAASHFVTATQTIVSRRLNPFEMGVVTIGSFDGKGSFNVIKDTVNLEGDVRAMSEDTRKTIQEEVKRLVIGLESMFGVTCELTYNDDYPTLINDLELTDFIVRSLKQSKISEVTEIKRCDPQPPSEDFAYYAQERPSVFFYVGAMPENGVFYPHHHPKFEINEKSLLISAKAMGSVVCDYLNGGED